The Paenibacillus sp. YPG26 genome includes a window with the following:
- a CDS encoding YycC family protein, with amino-acid sequence MKPLQISAETAVKLAEKLGVPLENLMHMPQHILLQKIGELAKEDAGSGDKPKS; translated from the coding sequence ATGAAACCATTACAAATCTCAGCCGAAACCGCGGTTAAATTAGCCGAGAAGCTCGGAGTCCCTTTGGAGAACCTTATGCATATGCCGCAGCATATTTTACTGCAAAAAATTGGTGAGCTTGCAAAAGAAGATGCGGGTTCAGGCGACAAGCCGAAATCATGA
- a CDS encoding DUF2225 domain-containing protein codes for MELEPLYTIKVTCIQCEHEFTTSRVRPSFKRAVKTDTDFCRYYAKDNPDFYVVRVCPSCGFAFSENFDERLKETQRADFQKQIGSRIALRDFGGPRDWDTALETYKLALLCAQAIHEKERIISSLLHHIAWLYRYKELKEQEARFLRFSLESYVRVYELEGAGANDARLMYLIGELNRRLGQYSEAVRWFSRVINDKKIMDAAMIRASREQWAVLREDMLAAKMEIPEEMQT; via the coding sequence TTGGAATTAGAGCCGCTCTATACAATTAAGGTAACCTGTATTCAATGCGAACATGAATTTACAACATCAAGGGTTAGACCAAGCTTCAAGAGAGCTGTGAAGACCGATACGGATTTCTGCCGTTATTATGCCAAGGACAATCCTGACTTTTATGTAGTCCGTGTGTGTCCATCCTGCGGTTTTGCATTCTCCGAGAATTTTGACGAGCGGCTGAAGGAGACTCAGCGGGCTGACTTCCAGAAGCAGATTGGCAGCCGGATTGCGCTTCGTGACTTCGGCGGTCCAAGAGATTGGGATACGGCGCTTGAGACCTACAAGCTTGCGCTGCTCTGTGCTCAGGCCATCCATGAGAAGGAACGTATTATTTCCAGTCTGCTGCATCATATCGCCTGGCTCTACCGGTACAAGGAGTTGAAGGAGCAGGAGGCGCGTTTCTTACGCTTCAGCCTGGAATCTTATGTTCGTGTGTATGAGCTCGAGGGAGCGGGGGCGAATGATGCCAGATTAATGTATCTGATCGGGGAATTGAACAGACGTCTGGGCCAGTATTCTGAGGCTGTGCGCTGGTTCTCCCGCGTAATTAATGATAAGAAGATTATGGATGCGGCGATGATCCGGGCTTCCAGGGAACAATGGGCAGTGCTCAGAGAGGATATGCTGGCGGCGAAGATGGAGATTCCCGAGGAAATGCAGACTTAA
- a CDS encoding globin codes for MNFNPSLSIYENLGGEETLRKLVEAFYPKVQAHPSLGPLFPEDITPVMDKQFMFLSQFFGGPPLYSDQYGHPMMRARHLPFPITEERAEAWLSCMASALHEIGVEDPLQAFILQRLSGPAHHFVNTSD; via the coding sequence ATGAATTTCAATCCAAGTCTGTCTATATATGAGAATCTTGGCGGAGAGGAGACCCTCCGTAAGCTGGTTGAGGCATTCTATCCCAAAGTACAGGCTCATCCGAGTCTGGGCCCTTTGTTCCCGGAGGATATCACTCCTGTTATGGACAAGCAGTTCATGTTCCTATCCCAGTTCTTCGGCGGACCGCCACTGTATTCCGATCAATACGGGCATCCCATGATGCGCGCAAGGCATCTACCCTTTCCAATAACTGAAGAGCGGGCGGAGGCCTGGCTCTCCTGTATGGCTTCGGCACTGCATGAGATCGGGGTGGAGGACCCGCTTCAGGCTTTTATACTCCAGCGTCTGTCGGGACCTGCCCATCACTTTGTGAACACGTCTGATTAA
- the ylbJ gene encoding sporulation integral membrane protein YlbJ produces MMLKKWGVLLLLIGLTLLFGLMLTYPDSSWKAAVRGLAIWWDVLFPSLFPFFVISEMMLGFGIVHFLGMLLDPLMKPLFRIPGSGGFVAAMSLASGYPVSAKLTSKLREQQLITREEGERLVAFTTTSDPIFLIGAVSVGFFHNPQLAGTLAAAHYGSSLLVGLLMRFHEPGAAPTPTAPGTRAGFSLRPALKAMHEARMGDDRSFGEQLRQAVISALQLMTVVGGLVVVFSVLLEVLSASGLMTQLYELIRQVLSLLHLPSALAEPLVGGGFEVTLGAKASAAVPASVPLAFKAAAAAFILSWAGLSVHAQIASILSGTGMRYFPFLLSRIIHAVLAALLVLILWPLTGPDTEVFLSFGDPLLSKPGWSGLPSAGLLMLQVLSLLLILSFFIHLIQRLWNKPKASKWK; encoded by the coding sequence ATGATGTTGAAAAAATGGGGTGTTCTGCTCCTGTTAATAGGCTTAACCTTGCTGTTCGGGCTAATGCTCACCTACCCGGACTCTTCCTGGAAAGCGGCGGTCCGCGGACTCGCCATCTGGTGGGACGTGCTGTTCCCGTCCCTCTTCCCCTTCTTCGTCATCTCGGAGATGATGCTTGGTTTCGGTATCGTGCATTTCCTGGGCATGCTCCTTGATCCCCTAATGAAGCCTCTGTTCCGCATTCCGGGCAGCGGCGGATTCGTGGCGGCCATGAGCCTGGCCTCCGGTTATCCGGTGAGTGCCAAGCTAACCTCCAAGCTTCGGGAGCAGCAGCTGATCACCCGGGAGGAAGGGGAACGGCTGGTCGCCTTCACAACTACGTCAGATCCGATCTTCCTCATCGGCGCTGTCTCGGTTGGCTTCTTCCATAACCCGCAGCTCGCAGGCACACTCGCCGCCGCTCACTATGGGAGCTCGCTGCTTGTAGGTCTGCTCATGCGCTTCCATGAGCCTGGGGCTGCCCCGACTCCCACCGCGCCTGGAACTCGAGCCGGATTCAGTCTCCGGCCGGCTCTGAAAGCCATGCATGAAGCGCGGATGGGAGATGACCGTTCCTTCGGCGAGCAGCTTAGACAGGCCGTGATCTCGGCGCTGCAGCTCATGACAGTCGTAGGAGGCCTGGTCGTGGTCTTCTCCGTACTGCTCGAGGTGCTTAGCGCATCCGGACTTATGACGCAGCTGTATGAGCTGATCCGGCAGGTCCTCTCTCTTCTTCATCTACCCTCTGCGCTTGCCGAGCCTCTTGTTGGAGGCGGATTTGAGGTGACGCTAGGTGCTAAAGCCTCAGCCGCGGTTCCCGCTTCCGTTCCGCTGGCCTTCAAGGCTGCAGCTGCGGCCTTCATCCTGTCTTGGGCGGGCTTGTCCGTCCATGCTCAAATTGCGAGCATCTTGAGCGGAACGGGGATGCGTTACTTTCCGTTCCTGCTGTCAAGAATCATACACGCGGTGCTTGCCGCGCTCTTGGTACTAATCTTGTGGCCGCTTACCGGTCCCGATACGGAGGTATTCCTAAGCTTCGGTGATCCTCTCCTATCGAAGCCCGGGTGGAGCGGGCTGCCTTCCGCTGGTCTTCTTATGCTGCAAGTCTTGTCTCTACTGCTTATTTTGTCCTTTTTCATTCATCTCATTCAGCGGCTGTGGAACAAGCCAAAGGCCTCAAAATGGAAATGA
- a CDS encoding NAD kinase codes for MRYYVLDRGDQLSVELSEQFHKLAAENGFKMDAESPEIVISIGGDGTMLHAFHSFIDRIPSIAFVGIHTGHLGFYADWKANEIPELIQLMVGHKTPEQPRPRIVNYPLIDIQVQKKSGTSSYICVNEFTLKGVDGTVVAQVDINDQQFEMFRGDGICVSTPAGSTAYNKSLGGAIIHPSIEGMQITEIASINNRVFRTAGSPLVLPKHHHCDIYSRKDQRLMLTIDHINHPVDDLISVRCQVAKQKVSFIRYRPFPFWNRVRNAFMG; via the coding sequence TTGAGATATTACGTTCTTGACCGCGGAGATCAATTATCTGTCGAGTTAAGTGAGCAATTTCATAAGCTGGCGGCCGAAAATGGATTTAAAATGGATGCCGAATCCCCGGAGATTGTTATTTCTATCGGTGGAGACGGAACGATGCTGCACGCCTTTCATTCTTTTATTGACCGGATTCCCTCAATTGCATTTGTCGGGATTCACACGGGCCATCTCGGCTTTTATGCCGACTGGAAGGCTAACGAAATTCCTGAACTGATTCAGCTCATGGTAGGCCACAAGACTCCTGAACAGCCAAGACCCCGAATTGTCAACTACCCTCTGATCGATATCCAGGTGCAGAAGAAGTCGGGGACTTCGTCATATATTTGCGTTAATGAGTTCACTCTCAAGGGAGTCGATGGGACAGTCGTCGCACAGGTTGATATTAACGATCAGCAGTTCGAGATGTTCCGCGGCGATGGAATATGTGTATCTACGCCGGCTGGAAGCACGGCCTATAACAAGAGTCTAGGCGGAGCGATCATTCACCCCTCTATCGAGGGGATGCAGATTACAGAGATCGCCTCCATCAATAACAGGGTATTCCGGACTGCCGGTTCGCCGCTGGTGCTGCCCAAGCATCATCACTGTGACATCTATTCCCGGAAGGATCAGCGGCTGATGCTGACCATTGATCATATCAACCACCCTGTCGATGATCTGATCTCGGTGCGCTGCCAGGTTGCCAAGCAGAAAGTAAGCTTTATCCGGTATCGACCATTTCCTTTCTGGAACCGGGTGCGCAATGCCTTTATGGGTTAA
- a CDS encoding copper amine oxidase N-terminal domain-containing protein, which produces MKRITSALSVLALSLALSLPANAAPKTIQVYIDGSPISFTAGAPYTRQGTTLVPFRALFEKLGLQVDWNAKTQTVTGKKKDLAIGLTIGSNRATVNGIVKKLSLSPVTVKGTTYIPLRFIGEASGADVEWDSDSNSIYIYTAASKALDEQQIRGLLDQSIEYFNSKDLAKVLTLTSFDSPLRDEEESMKEHAETYLKTSKIVDFDIINVDSRMGEAVVQTTEESTRTGGFYTPDSRADYIYTLVKEEGAWKIYSVESQYVEYFISDEALTGTTNIPSADETSLKQLIDTYFNSLNDKNVDVLFSTLDPSIATDEFRDSFISYFKDNEYKTSLSNFKVIYYTTNQAAVYLEEKIAYTIDNETYEDTYKDVFVVDKSQSGKWLISATYSLDE; this is translated from the coding sequence GTGAAACGTATTACTTCCGCACTAAGTGTACTTGCTCTATCTCTGGCCCTATCTCTGCCGGCCAACGCTGCACCCAAGACTATACAGGTCTATATCGACGGCAGCCCAATTAGCTTTACTGCTGGAGCCCCATACACCCGGCAAGGCACGACTCTTGTTCCGTTCCGCGCTCTCTTCGAGAAGCTGGGACTTCAGGTGGATTGGAATGCGAAGACTCAGACGGTGACAGGCAAGAAGAAAGACCTTGCAATCGGGCTGACAATCGGCAGCAACCGGGCCACAGTTAACGGCATCGTCAAGAAGCTCTCCCTTTCCCCGGTCACTGTGAAAGGAACTACCTACATTCCCCTCCGGTTCATTGGTGAAGCATCGGGTGCCGATGTGGAGTGGGACAGTGACTCGAATTCCATTTACATTTATACGGCCGCATCTAAGGCCCTCGATGAACAGCAGATTCGTGGACTGCTTGATCAGAGCATTGAATACTTTAACAGTAAAGACTTGGCTAAAGTATTAACACTCACCTCTTTTGATTCTCCGCTTAGAGATGAGGAAGAGTCCATGAAGGAGCACGCCGAGACCTACCTCAAGACCAGCAAGATCGTGGATTTCGATATCATTAATGTAGATTCCAGAATGGGTGAAGCCGTTGTTCAGACAACCGAAGAATCCACCCGGACCGGAGGCTTCTATACCCCGGATAGCCGAGCTGATTATATATACACCTTGGTAAAGGAGGAGGGAGCGTGGAAGATTTACAGTGTTGAGTCTCAGTATGTGGAATACTTCATATCCGATGAAGCCTTGACAGGAACCACCAACATCCCGTCTGCTGACGAGACCAGCTTGAAGCAGCTCATTGATACTTATTTCAACTCTCTCAATGACAAGAATGTGGATGTTCTATTCTCTACACTTGATCCAAGTATCGCAACAGACGAATTTAGGGACTCCTTCATCTCTTACTTCAAAGATAACGAATACAAAACTTCCTTATCCAACTTCAAAGTTATCTATTATACAACCAATCAAGCTGCCGTCTATTTAGAAGAGAAGATCGCTTATACAATTGACAATGAAACTTATGAAGATACCTACAAAGACGTCTTTGTTGTAGACAAGTCCCAGTCGGGCAAATGGCTAATATCAGCTACCTATTCTTTGGATGAATAA
- a CDS encoding S41 family peptidase gives MTKFSIRKALISATLTLSLLLLPGAAFAADSQQTASTAGSSDAAQASDSQLIQEVLDYISKYNVSGVKKEELIRAAIEGMIYQLDDPYTSYFTADELNQFQNSINQDYVGIGITLYFENSKLKVDSVISGSPADKSGIQAGDIITKINGVPVTGPETAAELAGEENTKVTVTVQRSGITKLFTVTRAEIYLPTVNAAISDSGIGYIQLTSFAENADEDFADALSNLKASGMKSLVLDLRDNGGGYIDTASNIAKHFIDKGILMYTQDQSGLLVPQVITGGVKLGVPVVILTNENSASASEILTGALRDNHVATTVGTTTYGKARIQNVISLSNGDALKLTTEKYLTPSREDFNEIGLKPDFEVKNRTAQLLTAFSLAGMKKIRVSGDSRSLQVDGESFDGTLDTIKKGNSIYVPARVLTSLVLGEVDWNAKDKKIIVTDGAGRRSGFTVVSNQVIFHKEESYIEIHAFVKKYPSLKWSYSQNKLTLSTP, from the coding sequence ATGACTAAATTCTCAATCCGCAAGGCACTTATCAGCGCAACGCTTACACTCTCTCTGCTCCTGCTTCCAGGTGCTGCATTTGCCGCCGACAGCCAGCAGACAGCTTCCACCGCCGGATCTTCGGATGCTGCCCAGGCTTCCGATTCCCAGCTTATACAGGAAGTGCTCGACTATATCAGCAAGTACAACGTATCGGGTGTGAAGAAGGAGGAACTCATCCGCGCGGCAATTGAAGGCATGATCTATCAGCTGGATGATCCCTACACTTCTTATTTCACCGCGGACGAGCTCAATCAGTTCCAGAATTCCATCAACCAGGATTATGTGGGGATTGGAATCACTCTGTACTTTGAGAACAGCAAGCTGAAGGTGGACAGTGTCATATCCGGATCACCCGCAGATAAGAGCGGCATCCAGGCCGGGGATATCATTACGAAGATCAACGGAGTTCCTGTAACAGGGCCCGAGACGGCAGCGGAGCTGGCTGGCGAAGAGAACACCAAGGTTACAGTCACGGTGCAGCGCAGCGGCATCACCAAGCTTTTCACTGTGACCAGGGCGGAGATATACCTCCCTACCGTTAATGCGGCCATTAGTGACAGCGGAATCGGTTATATTCAATTGACCAGCTTCGCCGAGAATGCGGATGAGGACTTTGCCGATGCCCTTAGCAACCTGAAGGCCTCCGGTATGAAGTCGCTCGTTCTGGATCTTCGTGACAATGGAGGCGGTTATATTGATACCGCCAGCAACATTGCGAAGCATTTTATAGACAAAGGAATCCTGATGTACACCCAGGACCAGAGTGGGCTATTAGTACCCCAAGTCATCACGGGTGGAGTCAAGCTCGGCGTTCCCGTAGTCATTCTTACGAATGAGAATAGCGCCAGCGCTTCCGAGATTTTGACGGGTGCGCTTCGGGATAACCACGTTGCCACCACAGTGGGCACTACAACTTATGGCAAAGCCCGCATTCAGAACGTAATCTCTCTGTCTAACGGAGATGCGCTCAAGCTGACTACAGAAAAGTATTTGACCCCATCCAGGGAGGACTTTAACGAAATCGGACTGAAGCCTGACTTTGAAGTGAAGAACCGTACGGCCCAGCTGCTCACCGCCTTCTCTCTCGCAGGCATGAAGAAGATCAGAGTCAGCGGGGACAGCCGTTCACTTCAAGTTGACGGAGAGTCATTTGACGGGACACTGGATACGATTAAGAAAGGGAACTCCATCTATGTTCCGGCACGTGTGCTTACATCTCTGGTGCTGGGAGAAGTGGATTGGAATGCCAAGGACAAGAAGATTATCGTTACGGACGGTGCTGGGCGGCGGAGTGGCTTCACTGTGGTCTCGAACCAGGTTATTTTCCACAAGGAAGAGAGTTATATTGAAATCCATGCCTTTGTGAAGAAATACCCTTCGCTAAAATGGAGCTATAGCCAGAACAAGCTGACGCTCAGCACACCCTAA
- a CDS encoding YutD family protein: MIQVNGKSYEVIQENRNGWDPEAFKQRYSDVLERYDYIIGDWGYNQLRLKGFYRDNHPKVNKDSSISGIMDYINEYCNFGCPYFVLQRVKEAPREPQAAIQDPSEPREQSKDKPADGPEAKRTAPKSGQAQSRVKDQIEQPAQAQSQSQSQPQSVEPLPKSQTVVGESVQESESIGKNTPNNKTVPE, translated from the coding sequence TTGATCCAGGTGAATGGCAAAAGTTACGAAGTAATTCAGGAGAACAGAAATGGCTGGGACCCTGAGGCATTTAAGCAAAGATACAGCGATGTGCTTGAACGGTATGACTATATTATCGGAGACTGGGGCTATAATCAGCTTCGTCTGAAGGGGTTCTACCGGGATAATCATCCCAAAGTGAACAAGGACTCCTCCATCTCCGGGATTATGGACTACATTAATGAATATTGTAATTTTGGTTGTCCTTACTTTGTGCTCCAAAGAGTGAAGGAGGCTCCCCGTGAACCGCAGGCGGCAATCCAGGATCCCTCGGAACCTAGAGAACAGTCGAAGGACAAGCCAGCAGATGGACCTGAGGCGAAGAGAACCGCTCCCAAATCCGGACAGGCTCAGAGCCGCGTTAAGGATCAGATTGAACAGCCTGCTCAAGCTCAATCCCAATCCCAATCTCAACCCCAATCCGTTGAGCCTCTACCCAAGAGTCAGACTGTGGTGGGAGAATCCGTGCAGGAATCAGAATCCATCGGCAAGAATACACCCAATAACAAAACGGTTCCCGAATAA
- the lipA gene encoding lipoyl synthase: MSKQVKEPKPDWIRIKLTTGENYQDIKKMMRSKTLHTVCEEARCPNIYECWANRTATFMILGDICTRACRFCAVNTGMPTELDLQEPERVAEAAENMNLKHCVITSVARDDLKDGGAQIFAGSIHAIRRRLPLCSVEVLIPDFLGDTDSLKIVMDAKPDILNHNIETVERMSDRVRAKAKYRRSLELLKKAKEMQPEIPTKSSIMLGVGEEWDEILQAMDDLREVNVDILTIGQYLQPSPKHLDVEKYYRPEEFVKLKEEGLKRGFSHVESGPLVRSSYHAHEQVKSAKSNKEGIHTTA; the protein is encoded by the coding sequence TTGTCTAAACAAGTGAAAGAGCCAAAACCGGATTGGATTCGGATTAAACTGACTACCGGAGAGAACTATCAGGACATTAAGAAAATGATGCGTTCCAAGACACTACATACGGTGTGCGAGGAAGCGCGCTGTCCAAATATATATGAATGCTGGGCCAACCGGACAGCCACCTTTATGATTCTAGGGGACATTTGCACACGTGCCTGCCGTTTCTGCGCGGTGAATACAGGAATGCCTACAGAGCTTGATCTCCAAGAGCCGGAACGCGTGGCAGAAGCCGCCGAGAACATGAATCTGAAGCACTGCGTAATTACCAGTGTGGCCCGCGATGATCTCAAGGATGGGGGAGCGCAGATTTTTGCCGGCTCCATTCACGCGATACGCCGTCGTCTGCCGCTCTGCAGTGTCGAGGTTCTGATCCCGGACTTCCTGGGTGATACGGATTCCTTGAAGATCGTCATGGATGCGAAGCCTGACATTCTGAACCATAATATCGAGACGGTTGAGCGGATGTCTGACCGCGTCCGGGCTAAGGCCAAGTACCGCCGATCACTGGAATTGCTCAAGAAGGCGAAGGAGATGCAGCCTGAGATCCCGACGAAATCAAGCATTATGCTTGGCGTTGGTGAGGAATGGGATGAGATTCTCCAGGCTATGGATGATCTGCGTGAGGTGAATGTCGACATCCTCACCATCGGTCAATACCTGCAGCCTTCTCCGAAGCATCTGGATGTAGAGAAATACTATCGTCCTGAGGAATTCGTGAAGCTCAAGGAAGAAGGATTGAAGCGGGGCTTCAGCCATGTGGAATCCGGACCTCTTGTCCGCAGCTCGTACCATGCCCATGAGCAGGTCAAGTCGGCCAAAAGCAATAAGGAAGGCATTCATACGACAGCTTAA
- a CDS encoding M23 family metallopeptidase — translation MLVLTLILGTPGSFAEAAEAPAPMAQDKPQNPYLARRHLYEEMGSLLHIPWYRLAAVDQYERTLIPSSKTGKPEERLTGLTIPPPVWSGWTNPDPEDKNPVSIALFGGMGRDATGDGIADPKNDRDALFTMGRYITSYGYDEDDFRIALWKYYQNDRAVQRISQFARIYEAFDRLDLFENAFPLPISSGYSYKDTWGNSRHWGGFRIHEGNDLFAPYGVPVRSVCYGIVEIKGWNPFGGWRVGIRDLNNRYHYYAHLSGFAKDIHVGDLMKPGQVIGWVGSSGYGPPGTQGKFPPHLHFGIYRDNGRSEWAFDPYPLLKRWENAERARLRRK, via the coding sequence ATGCTGGTGCTTACCCTGATCTTGGGTACCCCGGGTTCATTTGCAGAAGCAGCAGAAGCTCCGGCCCCTATGGCACAAGACAAACCGCAAAACCCATACCTGGCCCGGCGCCATCTCTACGAGGAAATGGGCAGTCTCTTGCACATCCCCTGGTATCGGCTCGCGGCCGTAGACCAGTATGAACGAACTCTGATTCCCAGCTCCAAAACGGGCAAGCCCGAGGAGAGATTAACCGGTCTGACCATTCCCCCTCCTGTATGGTCAGGCTGGACTAACCCCGATCCCGAAGACAAGAATCCCGTGTCGATTGCCCTGTTCGGCGGAATGGGGAGGGATGCCACAGGAGATGGAATTGCAGATCCCAAGAATGACAGGGATGCGCTGTTCACAATGGGCCGTTATATCACAAGCTATGGGTATGATGAGGATGATTTCCGTATTGCTCTATGGAAATACTATCAGAACGACCGGGCTGTTCAGCGAATTAGTCAATTTGCCCGCATATATGAAGCATTTGACCGCCTCGATCTGTTCGAGAACGCATTCCCGCTGCCGATCTCCAGCGGATACAGCTACAAGGATACTTGGGGGAACTCCAGACATTGGGGAGGCTTCCGGATTCACGAAGGCAACGACTTGTTCGCTCCATATGGAGTCCCTGTTCGAAGCGTCTGCTATGGCATAGTGGAGATTAAGGGCTGGAATCCATTTGGCGGCTGGCGCGTGGGGATCCGCGATCTGAATAACAGGTATCACTACTACGCTCACTTGAGCGGATTCGCCAAGGACATCCATGTAGGTGATTTAATGAAGCCGGGTCAGGTTATTGGCTGGGTCGGAAGCAGCGGGTACGGGCCTCCGGGAACCCAAGGCAAATTCCCCCCGCATCTTCATTTCGGGATATACCGTGACAACGGGAGAAGCGAGTGGGCATTCGATCCCTATCCGCTGTTGAAGCGATGGGAGAATGCCGAAAGAGCCCGTCTTCGCCGTAAATAA
- the yunB gene encoding sporulation protein YunB has translation MWRRRRWHSRRRRKRIGRRKVWLIWVIIVGVCLGQFFLYVERQMREPISNLAKVRVKQIATESINEAITAQVKDEKQFDNLIEWKTDDTGKIKGFVLNYSAHMKITSDTIHTVQSTLERISKLSETIPLGQALGSPILASFGPEIPFRIEPKSDVKVDLNTRRQNAGINMILVEVYLRVKTEVSVVVPFDMVPQSVETEIPVSYLLVVGDVPTYYYDNNGNPVGENSPNAPNITLPAHPSG, from the coding sequence GTGTGGAGAAGACGAAGATGGCACAGCCGTCGGCGGAGGAAGAGGATCGGCAGGCGGAAGGTCTGGCTGATCTGGGTGATCATCGTGGGTGTGTGCCTTGGGCAATTCTTCCTGTATGTCGAGCGTCAGATGAGGGAACCGATCAGCAATCTGGCCAAGGTCAGGGTGAAGCAGATCGCTACAGAGTCGATTAATGAGGCGATTACGGCCCAAGTGAAGGACGAGAAGCAGTTCGATAACTTAATTGAATGGAAGACCGATGATACCGGTAAAATAAAAGGCTTCGTTCTGAACTATTCAGCCCATATGAAGATCACCTCGGACACCATTCATACGGTTCAGTCCACCCTGGAACGGATCTCGAAGCTGTCCGAGACTATTCCCCTCGGTCAAGCGCTGGGAAGTCCGATTCTGGCTTCCTTCGGTCCCGAAATTCCGTTCCGGATAGAACCAAAGAGTGATGTAAAGGTTGATCTGAATACCCGGCGGCAGAATGCGGGAATTAATATGATTCTCGTGGAGGTGTACTTGCGGGTGAAGACGGAGGTGTCTGTCGTGGTTCCTTTTGATATGGTTCCCCAGTCTGTGGAGACCGAGATTCCGGTCTCTTATCTGCTGGTGGTTGGAGATGTACCGACTTATTATTATGATAATAACGGCAACCCGGTTGGCGAGAACAGTCCGAATGCTCCGAATATTACTCTTCCGGCGCATCCTTCGGGGTAA